A genomic region of Nitrospira lenta contains the following coding sequences:
- a CDS encoding formylglycine-generating enzyme family protein, translated as MNALRSMVLMGLVLVAAPAVTVAGGLEKDTKGKDGAPMVLIPEGPFPMGVPDGDRDGGRDEYPRHDIFVNNFYIDKFELTNGRYLEFVKATNHRIPQNPTNPTRNLWQGDTITESLADRPVVNVDWADANAYCQWAGKRLPTEAEWEKAAKGTADRRFPWGNVEPTNKHLNFNQKWIGEKTLMPVGSYELGKSPFGVYDVAGNVWEWVNDWYDAKYYEKSPAKNPTGPESGTKRVLRGSGWQNETPTVRIFTRVDSDPTIRNESTGFRCAMDAGTK; from the coding sequence ATGAATGCTCTACGTTCTATGGTGCTTATGGGGCTCGTTCTGGTTGCAGCGCCGGCGGTCACAGTGGCCGGAGGGCTTGAGAAGGACACGAAGGGAAAAGATGGCGCCCCGATGGTCTTGATACCTGAAGGCCCATTCCCGATGGGGGTCCCGGATGGTGATCGTGACGGAGGACGGGATGAATATCCTCGCCATGACATATTCGTGAACAATTTCTATATCGACAAATTTGAACTGACTAACGGCCGTTATCTTGAGTTCGTCAAAGCGACCAATCACCGTATTCCGCAGAATCCCACGAACCCCACGAGAAATCTCTGGCAGGGCGATACCATTACCGAGTCGCTCGCCGACCGGCCCGTCGTCAATGTGGACTGGGCCGATGCGAACGCCTATTGCCAGTGGGCCGGCAAACGATTGCCGACCGAAGCAGAATGGGAGAAGGCGGCCAAGGGGACTGCCGATCGTCGCTTCCCCTGGGGCAATGTCGAGCCGACCAACAAGCATCTGAACTTCAACCAGAAGTGGATCGGTGAAAAGACCCTCATGCCGGTGGGAAGCTATGAGCTTGGGAAAAGCCCCTTCGGCGTCTATGACGTGGCGGGCAACGTCTGGGAATGGGTGAACGACTGGTACGACGCCAAGTATTACGAGAAGAGTCCGGCGAAAAATCCCACGGGTCCTGAGTCCGGGACCAAACGCGTGCTTCGCGGGTCAGGCTGGCAGAACGAAACGCCGACCGTCCGCATCTTCACCCGGGTGGACAGCGACCCGACCATCCGTAACGAATCGACCGGGTTCCGTTGTGCCATGGATGCAGGGACAAAGTAG
- a CDS encoding uroporphyrinogen-III synthase, producing MSEKGLSGITVAAFESRMAVEMTRLIERYGGRPSVAPALRELPIQDNPTALRFGVRLIEGQVDVLVLMTGVGTTALFDILKARHPMSSIMVGVKQTAVVARGPKPVAALKALGITPALVVPEPNTWVDVVSTLDEYRPVKGLRVAVQEYGSSNPDFLEALRVRGADVFPVPVYKWGLPEDLTPLRLVLADVVAGDISVMLITNAAQIDQVMQLLEQEGKVPLFREACKGIVIASIGPTASERLRHYDLPVDFEPSHGKMGVLVKELSEQIAPLLAAKHR from the coding sequence ATGAGTGAGAAGGGGTTGTCAGGCATTACCGTCGCCGCATTTGAAAGCCGGATGGCCGTGGAAATGACCCGGCTCATTGAACGATACGGGGGCCGCCCATCGGTGGCCCCCGCCCTCCGTGAACTTCCTATTCAAGATAATCCCACTGCCCTGCGATTTGGAGTTCGGCTCATCGAAGGCCAGGTCGATGTGCTGGTGCTCATGACCGGCGTCGGGACGACGGCGTTATTCGACATTCTCAAAGCCCGCCATCCCATGTCGTCCATCATGGTCGGGGTCAAACAAACGGCCGTTGTTGCGCGCGGACCGAAGCCGGTGGCGGCGTTGAAAGCGCTGGGGATCACGCCCGCACTCGTTGTTCCAGAGCCCAATACGTGGGTCGATGTCGTGTCGACGCTCGATGAATATCGCCCGGTCAAAGGGCTGCGTGTGGCGGTGCAGGAATATGGCAGTTCCAATCCTGACTTTCTGGAGGCGTTGAGAGTCCGCGGCGCCGATGTGTTTCCCGTCCCGGTCTACAAGTGGGGACTTCCGGAAGATCTGACTCCGCTCAGGCTGGTCTTGGCAGACGTGGTTGCCGGCGATATCTCCGTGATGCTGATCACGAATGCGGCGCAGATCGATCAGGTGATGCAGCTGCTTGAACAGGAGGGCAAAGTCCCTCTGTTTAGAGAAGCTTGTAAGGGGATCGTCATCGCCTCCATCGGTCCGACCGCCAGCGAACGGCTTCGGCACTACGACCTTCCTGTGGACTTTGAGCCGTCGCATGGAAAGATGGGTGTGTTGGTGAAGGAATTATCTGAACAGATTGCTCCGCTGCTCGCCGCTAAGCATCGCTAA
- a CDS encoding alkaline phosphatase family protein — MNRLSRYLLTVVVGLSMLGLEILGGAGGAYASSTPQAREPVQGDSEHVILFVLEGFGQDSLKGGAMPVISKLVKDGAVTWSATGVNPALRLPTMASIVTGMPVEKHGITWNVFEFSRGYPRSPSMFDYLDLSGGRDSAIFYMDESLYQLARPEVYTDYQLCGALRPECRSEKIVSYIRQYFQKATSGSGYGHAILSVPHLLVVHLPEAGRAGVAHGWNSKEYRQALQAVDSAMKSVLDVFKEHGLSNRTTVLVTALSGPGTDLSGEAATTAGTPMVPWIASGVGIKHGQVIHQPVSIIDTGATVMRMLGLETHTEWDSKAVEEIFQSAAVAPVAASSKKQ, encoded by the coding sequence ATGAACCGTTTATCTCGCTATTTGCTTACGGTCGTTGTCGGTCTCTCTATGCTGGGGCTTGAGATCTTGGGAGGGGCCGGAGGCGCCTATGCCTCGTCGACACCTCAAGCGAGGGAGCCGGTCCAGGGGGATTCTGAGCATGTCATTTTGTTTGTTCTTGAGGGATTTGGCCAGGATTCGCTCAAGGGCGGTGCGATGCCGGTTATTAGTAAACTGGTGAAAGACGGCGCGGTCACCTGGTCCGCCACAGGGGTCAATCCGGCCTTGCGGTTGCCGACGATGGCATCGATTGTGACCGGAATGCCGGTCGAAAAGCACGGCATCACCTGGAACGTATTCGAATTCAGCCGCGGCTATCCGCGCTCCCCCAGCATGTTCGACTACCTGGACTTAAGCGGCGGCCGCGACAGCGCCATTTTCTATATGGACGAGTCGCTCTACCAGCTGGCGAGGCCGGAGGTGTACACCGACTATCAGTTATGCGGCGCATTGCGCCCTGAGTGCCGTTCCGAGAAGATCGTGTCCTATATTCGGCAGTACTTCCAGAAAGCCACGAGCGGCTCCGGCTATGGCCATGCGATTCTCTCGGTTCCCCATCTGTTGGTCGTGCATTTACCGGAAGCCGGCCGGGCCGGGGTGGCGCACGGGTGGAATTCCAAGGAGTACCGCCAGGCGTTGCAGGCAGTGGATAGTGCGATGAAGTCTGTGTTGGATGTCTTCAAAGAGCATGGCCTCTCCAACCGGACCACGGTGTTGGTCACGGCGCTCAGCGGCCCCGGGACGGATCTGAGCGGTGAAGCGGCTACTACGGCGGGTACTCCGATGGTGCCGTGGATTGCGTCAGGAGTAGGGATCAAGCATGGGCAGGTCATCCACCAGCCGGTCTCGATCATCGATACCGGAGCGACGGTCATGCGCATGCTCGGACTTGAGACCCATACGGAATGGGACAGCAAAGCGGTCGAAGAAATTTTTCAATCGGCGGCGGTCGCGCCGGTCGCGGCCTCGTCCAAGAAACAATAG
- a CDS encoding HEAT repeat domain-containing protein: MTQSLEDLLEALEDVDDATREEAAKALAELGDPKTIDPLVSACGDDFWSVRAYAGCAVAKIGGPKALEALVGLFNDSIMEVRNQAVEATAKMGPTVVDRMIAALKDERWRVREHAAKTCGEIRDESAVDALIAVCRDRDGAVKSAAAEALGKIRDAKAVPGLIKLFRDSSKIVRETAGTALICIGQASVNPLVEALKDKDFVVRCHAARALGGMTTDYQIGRTWVRDANVVDALIATLKDPDRAVREDATIALGMIGDSRAIDALLEAMKDGVVKRHAIASLGMIGDPRALPAVLDALKGKGIKQEGTPTPGCIVSEDAFIKEAAATALGQFRDPSVIPDLIMLLKDGVLREKAAQALTVIGDTAIEPLIAFLYDPKASEVEAEGERVLSYASVRLTAKDALRLIVLETLETLGWSPPAEEVQISSSKADNLRVDRPLGDTGRFGPSGDVAKSS; this comes from the coding sequence ATGACGCAATCTCTAGAAGATTTGTTGGAAGCGCTCGAAGATGTCGATGATGCGACGCGTGAGGAGGCGGCGAAAGCCCTGGCCGAACTCGGCGATCCCAAGACCATCGACCCTCTGGTGAGCGCCTGCGGTGACGATTTCTGGTCCGTGCGGGCCTATGCCGGGTGTGCCGTGGCAAAGATCGGCGGGCCGAAGGCGCTGGAGGCGCTGGTCGGTCTGTTCAACGATTCCATCATGGAAGTGCGCAATCAGGCTGTCGAGGCGACGGCGAAGATGGGCCCGACGGTTGTCGATCGCATGATCGCGGCGTTGAAAGATGAACGGTGGCGGGTTCGGGAACATGCGGCAAAGACCTGCGGAGAGATTCGTGACGAGTCGGCGGTCGATGCTCTCATTGCCGTCTGTCGCGATCGCGATGGTGCGGTGAAGAGCGCTGCGGCTGAAGCCCTGGGGAAGATTCGCGACGCGAAGGCCGTTCCGGGGTTGATCAAGCTGTTCCGGGATTCATCAAAGATCGTACGTGAAACTGCCGGGACTGCACTCATCTGTATCGGGCAGGCGTCGGTCAACCCGCTGGTCGAGGCGCTGAAAGACAAGGATTTCGTCGTGCGGTGCCATGCAGCCCGGGCACTGGGCGGGATGACCACCGACTATCAAATCGGCCGGACGTGGGTTCGCGATGCCAATGTCGTCGATGCGTTGATTGCCACGTTGAAAGATCCGGATCGGGCCGTTCGTGAGGATGCCACGATTGCCTTAGGCATGATCGGCGACTCGCGAGCCATCGATGCCCTGTTAGAAGCCATGAAAGACGGCGTCGTCAAGCGGCATGCGATTGCGTCCCTCGGCATGATCGGCGATCCGCGGGCCTTGCCGGCCGTCTTGGATGCCTTGAAGGGAAAGGGCATCAAGCAAGAGGGCACTCCGACGCCGGGTTGTATTGTGAGCGAAGATGCCTTCATCAAGGAAGCGGCGGCCACGGCCCTCGGGCAGTTCCGCGATCCCTCAGTCATTCCCGATCTCATTATGTTGTTGAAGGATGGCGTGTTGCGAGAAAAGGCCGCTCAAGCCCTCACCGTGATCGGGGACACGGCCATTGAACCGTTGATTGCGTTTCTCTATGACCCAAAGGCGTCCGAAGTGGAAGCCGAGGGCGAGCGGGTGCTGTCCTATGCATCCGTTCGACTGACGGCCAAAGATGCGCTCCGGTTGATCGTCCTGGAAACATTGGAAACGCTGGGCTGGTCGCCTCCTGCGGAAGAAGTGCAGATCAGCTCCAGCAAGGCGGACAATCTCCGCGTCGATCGGCCGTTGGGCGATACCGGCCGGTTCGGGCCGTCAGGCGACGTCGCCAAGTCTAGCTAG